The genomic region GTTGAACGCCAGGACGGTGACGATCAGCATGGCGCCGGGGACGGCCAGGAACCACGGATCGCTGAGGTACCAGTTGCCGGACTGGGCGGCGTTGAGCATCTGGCCCCACGACGGCGTGGGGTCTTTGACGCCGACGCCGAGGAAGGACAGTGCGGCCTCCGCGGAGATGTTGGTGGGGATGAGCATGGTGGCATAGACCAGCACGACGCCCATCACGTTGGGGATGATCTGCCGAAACAGCACGCTGAGGTGGGAGGCGCCGAAGGAGCGGGCCGCCTCAACGAATTCACGCTCCCGGAGGCTGAGGACCTGGCCCCGGACGATCCGGGCAAGGTACGCCCAGCCGAAGAACCCCAGGATGATCACCAGCGAGGCCATGGGCAGGAAGCTGCCTTGGCCCAAAGGCGTGCCGCGCAGCCGGGACTGAAGGATGGGCGTCAGTGAGAGGACCAGCAAGAGGTGCGGGAAGGCGAGGAAGAGATCCATGATGCGGCTGATGATCGCGTCCGTCCTTCCTCCGAAGTAGCCGGCCGCTGCCCCGAGCACAGTTCCAAGGAAAACTGAGACGGCCGTCGACAGCAGGGCGATGGTGAGGGAAACCTGACCGCCGAAGGCGAGCCGGGCGAACAGATCCCGCCCCAGACCGGGTTCTACGCCAAGCCAGTGCTGCTCAGAGGGGTACATGTAGCCGGGAAGCGGCAGTCCAGGGGTTTCGAAATCATCGAGCACCTCAGGGCTGGTGTTGGAGGTGAAGGGATCATTTCCGGACCAGGCACTGAGGAAAGGCGCGAGAGCCGCAAACAGCACGATCGCGACGACGACACAGAGGCTCAGCAGGGCGATCTTGCTCCTGCGGATCCTGAGCCAGGCCGTCGCCAGCAGCGACCGCGCCTGGGCGGGAACAGCACTGACGGCGGCTTGGCCGCCGGGGGACGAGGGGCGGCTGACGCCGTCGCCTCTTCCGTCGCTGCCGTTGTCGCCGGGCGACGGACTCGCAGCAGTTGGTGTGGCACCGGACTGGAGCTGGGTCATCGGGAACGCTCGATTCAGGGTCCAAGGAGCAAGCTCCATCGTTTTGTATACCAAACATAGATTAGAGCACCATTTGTGCGATGTAAATCACAAAATGATGATATCTGGAATACCAGAAGCGGCGTGGCTTGAGCTCTGCGGCCCGCTGGCCGGCCTGCCGTGCTCTACGGAAGGCACCCCGGGCTGGCTGTGCGGGGGCCATCGAATGTGCCCGGAACCGGCAGCCGGGCACGTGTATGCTCAGGTGGAACGCTGAGCGGCACCGTCCGCCAGGGCCACGGGGTGAGTGATGAACGGCGGTGTGAGTGTGGTTGAACCGAAGGGGGATGCGCTGAACGGGCGGGACGACGAGGTCCGGGCCGAACACGTGT from Arthrobacter sp. NicSoilB8 harbors:
- a CDS encoding ABC transporter permease, coding for MTQLQSGATPTAASPSPGDNGSDGRGDGVSRPSSPGGQAAVSAVPAQARSLLATAWLRIRRSKIALLSLCVVVAIVLFAALAPFLSAWSGNDPFTSNTSPEVLDDFETPGLPLPGYMYPSEQHWLGVEPGLGRDLFARLAFGGQVSLTIALLSTAVSVFLGTVLGAAAGYFGGRTDAIISRIMDLFLAFPHLLLVLSLTPILQSRLRGTPLGQGSFLPMASLVIILGFFGWAYLARIVRGQVLSLREREFVEAARSFGASHLSVLFRQIIPNVMGVVLVYATMLIPTNISAEAALSFLGVGVKDPTPSWGQMLNAAQSGNWYLSDPWFLAVPGAMLIVTVLAFNLLGDAVRDALDPKASRH